The Verrucomicrobium spinosum DSM 4136 = JCM 18804 genome includes a region encoding these proteins:
- the ileS gene encoding isoleucine--tRNA ligase gives MSDKKKEKDAPNPYKETLHLPVTEFPMRASLTEREPQRLAKWEAEGLYQQIQEKRRGARKFILHDGPPFANGDVHMGTALNKILKDLVVKSKTMLGWHAPFVPGWDCHGLPIEFRVVKESTGLTPVEVRRRSEEYARKYIDIQRNSFKRLGVFGDWENPYLTLDPGYEADIIRVFAKLVEQDLVYRMKRPVLWSYGAGTALAEAEVEYKDKVSPAIYVAFALAPNNLPAALEGASLVIWTTTPWTLPANLGIALHPEFDYVVGEFTNVENVPARFVVAKSLLNEFTAKTGFSLVTELAQMKGREFVGMEARHPFLPRTSKVINGLFVTADTGTGQVHIAPGHGADDYQAGRENGMEILSPVDGRGHYTAEVGLPELVGKHVFQANEPIIALLTEKGALLARESYAHQYPHCWRSKTPIIFRAVEQYFIRVEQIRGKALEEIDRVKWLPAWGRNRIYGTVESRPDWCISRQRTWGVPLPVFYHADGTPVVSAEVARKVADIIEQVGTNAWFEKSDAEWATLVGLPDGAVKGNDTLDVWIDSGCSHVAVLDRHPELHCPADLYIEATDQHRGWFQSSLMLSVVARGAAPYKSVITHGFVVDTSGKKVSKSDQGNDKNAKPMTADHYYNKYGADLVRLWVSSVDYQNEVPFSEELFQQASESYRRLRNTLRVLLGNLDGFNAAEDAVEPDQLTLVDRWILSQLENLKQECREAYDAYDFRKVFVLLNQFCAVDLSALYVDITKDRLYCDATSSLRRRATQTAIHRITDALCRLLAPILSFTADEAWEYLGHETSVHLEDFPELDPSYVNPEATAAVQELLKVRTVIQQAIEKARQEKRIGSNLEATVELTLPESAFQHPVFEAIPTLEEFFILSVLTIKRTDAAEPSAVVLESPHQKCARCWKHVPTVGHQTHTDLCDRCDEAVA, from the coding sequence ATGAGCGACAAGAAAAAAGAAAAAGACGCCCCCAACCCCTACAAAGAGACCCTGCACCTGCCGGTGACGGAGTTTCCCATGAGGGCGAGCCTGACCGAACGGGAGCCCCAGCGGCTCGCCAAATGGGAGGCAGAAGGTCTTTATCAGCAGATTCAAGAAAAGCGTCGCGGCGCCAGGAAATTCATCCTTCATGACGGCCCTCCCTTTGCCAACGGTGATGTGCACATGGGCACCGCCTTGAACAAGATCCTCAAAGACTTGGTGGTGAAGTCCAAAACCATGCTGGGCTGGCATGCTCCGTTTGTGCCCGGCTGGGACTGTCATGGTCTCCCTATCGAATTCCGCGTGGTGAAAGAGAGCACCGGCCTTACGCCAGTGGAAGTGCGCCGCCGTTCGGAAGAGTACGCACGCAAATACATCGACATCCAGCGCAACAGCTTCAAGAGGCTGGGTGTCTTCGGTGATTGGGAGAACCCTTATCTCACGCTCGATCCGGGCTACGAGGCCGACATTATCCGCGTTTTCGCCAAACTGGTGGAACAGGATCTGGTCTATCGCATGAAGCGGCCGGTGCTCTGGAGCTACGGCGCAGGCACCGCACTGGCGGAAGCGGAGGTGGAGTACAAAGACAAGGTCTCGCCCGCCATCTACGTAGCCTTCGCCCTGGCACCGAACAACCTGCCTGCCGCCCTGGAAGGGGCCAGCCTCGTGATCTGGACGACCACGCCATGGACACTGCCCGCGAACCTCGGCATCGCCCTGCATCCGGAGTTCGACTACGTGGTGGGTGAGTTCACCAACGTCGAAAACGTGCCCGCCCGTTTCGTCGTTGCGAAGTCGCTGTTGAACGAGTTTACTGCCAAGACTGGGTTCAGTCTGGTCACGGAACTGGCCCAGATGAAGGGCCGCGAGTTCGTGGGAATGGAGGCCCGGCATCCTTTCTTACCTCGCACCTCCAAGGTCATCAACGGCCTCTTTGTGACCGCCGACACCGGGACGGGTCAGGTGCACATCGCCCCCGGGCACGGTGCAGACGACTATCAGGCCGGCCGTGAAAACGGCATGGAGATCCTCTCCCCCGTGGATGGCCGCGGCCACTACACCGCAGAAGTGGGCCTGCCCGAACTGGTGGGAAAACACGTCTTCCAGGCCAATGAGCCCATCATCGCCCTTCTGACTGAGAAGGGCGCGTTGCTGGCCCGCGAAAGCTACGCCCACCAGTATCCGCATTGCTGGCGCTCCAAGACGCCGATCATCTTCCGCGCCGTGGAGCAGTACTTCATCCGCGTGGAGCAGATCCGTGGGAAAGCGCTTGAGGAAATCGACCGCGTCAAGTGGCTGCCAGCCTGGGGTCGCAACCGCATCTATGGCACCGTGGAATCCCGCCCCGACTGGTGCATCAGCCGTCAGCGTACCTGGGGCGTGCCTCTGCCCGTGTTCTATCATGCAGACGGCACACCGGTCGTCAGCGCCGAGGTGGCCCGCAAGGTCGCGGACATCATCGAGCAGGTGGGCACCAATGCCTGGTTCGAAAAGTCCGACGCGGAGTGGGCCACCCTTGTGGGCCTGCCCGATGGCGCGGTCAAAGGAAACGACACCCTCGACGTCTGGATCGACTCCGGTTGCAGCCATGTCGCGGTGCTTGATCGTCACCCCGAGCTTCACTGCCCGGCCGACCTTTACATCGAAGCCACCGACCAGCATCGCGGCTGGTTCCAGAGCTCCCTCATGCTCAGTGTGGTCGCCCGCGGTGCCGCCCCGTACAAGAGCGTCATCACCCACGGGTTCGTGGTGGACACCAGCGGGAAAAAAGTTTCCAAGAGCGACCAGGGCAACGACAAGAATGCCAAGCCGATGACGGCGGACCACTACTACAACAAGTACGGGGCCGATCTCGTGCGCTTGTGGGTGAGCTCCGTGGACTACCAGAATGAGGTACCCTTCTCAGAAGAGCTGTTCCAGCAGGCCTCCGAAAGTTACCGCCGCCTCCGCAACACGCTGCGCGTGCTGCTGGGCAATCTGGACGGATTCAACGCCGCAGAAGATGCGGTGGAGCCCGACCAGCTCACGCTCGTGGACCGCTGGATCCTCAGCCAGCTCGAGAACCTGAAACAGGAGTGCCGCGAGGCTTACGATGCATACGACTTCCGCAAGGTCTTCGTCCTTCTCAACCAGTTTTGCGCCGTCGATCTCAGCGCCCTCTACGTTGACATCACCAAGGACCGTCTCTACTGCGACGCCACGAGCAGCCTGCGCCGCCGCGCCACCCAGACGGCCATCCACCGCATCACGGACGCCCTCTGCCGCCTGCTGGCCCCCATCCTCTCCTTCACCGCGGATGAGGCCTGGGAATACCTCGGTCATGAGACCAGCGTGCATCTGGAGGACTTCCCCGAGCTCGATCCCTCGTACGTCAATCCAGAAGCGACCGCGGCTGTCCAAGAGCTCCTCAAAGTGCGTACTGTCATCCAGCAGGCCATCGAGAAGGCCCGCCAGGAAAAGCGCATCGGCTCCAACCTGGAAGCCACAGTAGAACTCACCCTCCCCGAGTCCGCCTTCCAGCATCCCGTTTTCGAGGCCATCCCGACGCTGGAGGAGTTCTTCATTCTCTCCGTCCTTACCATCAAGCGGACAGACGCCGCCGAGCCATCTGCCGTGGTGCTGGAGTCTCCGCACCAGAAGTGTGCCCGGTGCTGGAAGCACGTTCCCACAGTCGGCCACCAGACTCACACGGATCTGTGTGATCGCTGCGACGAGGCCGTTGCCTGA
- the lspA gene encoding signal peptidase II, producing the protein MLRLLLLLSLPLYIIDQLTKLWVVRNFELRGPGREVIENFFTLHYIDNTGVAFGSFNGGEYSNYIFGGIALVALGFFIWAYRKGFFPGLLNRVAIALIVAGVCGNFTDRLIYHHVVDFLSFDLHLPMASPWPSFNVADSCVVIAACLLASGVFRADPSEKDKQTTE; encoded by the coding sequence ATGCTCCGTCTCCTGCTCCTCCTGAGCCTCCCCCTTTACATCATCGACCAGCTCACCAAGCTGTGGGTGGTCCGGAATTTCGAGCTTCGCGGCCCCGGCCGCGAGGTCATTGAAAATTTCTTCACGCTCCACTACATTGACAATACGGGGGTGGCTTTTGGGAGCTTTAACGGAGGCGAGTATTCCAACTACATCTTCGGAGGCATCGCTCTCGTAGCCCTCGGATTTTTCATTTGGGCTTACCGCAAAGGTTTCTTCCCGGGGCTGTTAAACCGCGTCGCGATCGCCCTGATCGTGGCCGGGGTATGCGGAAACTTTACGGATCGCCTGATTTACCATCACGTGGTGGACTTCCTGTCCTTTGACCTGCATCTGCCCATGGCCAGTCCATGGCCGTCCTTCAATGTGGCGGATTCCTGCGTGGTGATTGCTGCCTGTCTGCTGGCGAGCGGTGTCTTCCGCGCTGATCCCTCCGAAAAGGACAAACAGACAACAGAATAG
- a CDS encoding type III secretion system chaperone, protein MNSHTLPAALLAEVAPILDLDALVQHDGDDGVSWDLMFDDSLLVEAFHEEVTNKLVLTTHVGTPNDDRVAQLYRLLLQYNYLWRDTSGTRMALEPPDGNIIMIYDLPLAGLDGVTLRNVLQNFAAAARAWTVTINGPVASDASASEDATDDPAFGPALLIRV, encoded by the coding sequence ATGAATTCCCACACCCTGCCGGCCGCCCTGCTCGCCGAAGTAGCCCCCATCCTGGACCTTGATGCTCTGGTCCAGCATGACGGTGACGACGGTGTGTCCTGGGACTTGATGTTCGACGACAGCCTCCTCGTAGAAGCCTTCCACGAGGAAGTGACGAACAAGCTGGTACTGACCACCCATGTGGGCACCCCCAATGACGATCGGGTGGCTCAGCTCTATAGACTGCTGCTCCAGTACAACTACCTCTGGCGCGACACGTCCGGCACGCGGATGGCCCTCGAGCCACCGGATGGAAACATCATCATGATCTACGACCTTCCCCTTGCCGGGCTGGATGGAGTGACTTTGCGCAACGTGCTGCAAAACTTTGCCGCGGCCGCCCGGGCCTGGACGGTGACGATCAACGGTCCGGTGGCATCGGATGCATCTGCCTCCGAAGACGCCACGGATGACCCCGCATTTGGCCCTGCGCTGCTAATCCGTGTCTAG
- a CDS encoding YopT-type cysteine protease domain-containing protein yields the protein MNINSAQTRSLTEITAAFDKSGVGADKEVRAKSGGKVLYEKTKSEGRFSTKASRTKKQDDARKLIGSALKKELESRPGAKVFEGVVRKNMRDIFEGNGVVTKGDFDRVKVESDRVVSIYESYKNAKEKFAKDPDCEAGRKDMRNVLRDTPGFSPGMEFFDVVELYSELLNSPKPFTSEIKKQLGALGAFAKDKGSDISDVAALERASEAVHSAVSHGATSVKALPQTILLRQIGTPEDQKGRCAPLVALTALAESSGPTGSDGLMRRLEQEVHDMQKAGLREPNEYASQLAQLHGPTGNTRERIKAPDGSKIETFGHRSTVKHLEDAFEQGGGKPVMYGVEVTGHIMMIGATRHEGEDSYIFYDPNFGTARFESAKDMSKFLDQYFGELGYGKEYSMDGLARGEFEFNVAKQYDLDKVAALTVRGGSVDVMLEPK from the coding sequence ATGAACATCAACTCTGCTCAAACACGTTCGCTCACCGAAATTACGGCCGCCTTTGACAAGTCGGGTGTGGGTGCCGACAAGGAGGTGCGGGCCAAAAGCGGTGGCAAGGTGCTCTATGAAAAAACCAAGTCTGAAGGCCGTTTCAGCACCAAAGCGTCAAGGACCAAGAAGCAGGATGATGCACGCAAGCTCATCGGATCAGCACTGAAAAAGGAACTGGAATCCCGCCCTGGAGCCAAAGTGTTTGAAGGTGTGGTGCGCAAGAACATGCGGGACATCTTTGAAGGAAACGGCGTGGTGACAAAAGGCGACTTCGACAGAGTCAAGGTGGAGTCTGACCGGGTGGTTTCCATCTATGAATCCTACAAAAATGCCAAGGAGAAGTTTGCCAAGGATCCCGATTGTGAAGCGGGACGCAAGGACATGCGAAATGTCCTGCGAGACACTCCCGGCTTCAGCCCGGGCATGGAGTTTTTTGACGTCGTAGAACTCTATTCCGAGTTGCTCAACAGTCCCAAACCATTCACCTCTGAGATCAAGAAACAACTCGGTGCGCTGGGAGCCTTTGCGAAGGACAAGGGCAGCGATATCTCAGACGTGGCGGCCCTTGAACGCGCCAGTGAAGCGGTCCACTCCGCTGTCAGTCACGGAGCCACCAGCGTCAAGGCGCTGCCCCAAACCATCCTGCTGCGCCAGATCGGCACGCCGGAAGATCAAAAGGGTCGGTGCGCCCCGCTGGTCGCACTCACCGCCCTGGCGGAATCTTCGGGGCCGACTGGCTCTGATGGCTTGATGCGACGCCTGGAGCAGGAGGTGCATGACATGCAAAAGGCGGGGCTCCGGGAACCGAATGAGTATGCCTCCCAACTGGCCCAACTGCATGGCCCCACTGGAAACACCCGGGAGCGCATTAAGGCACCTGATGGATCCAAGATTGAGACCTTTGGCCATCGCTCCACAGTGAAGCATCTGGAGGACGCATTCGAACAGGGTGGCGGCAAACCCGTCATGTATGGCGTGGAGGTGACGGGCCATATCATGATGATTGGCGCCACCCGCCATGAGGGCGAAGACTCGTACATTTTTTACGACCCAAACTTTGGCACGGCCCGGTTTGAAAGCGCCAAGGACATGAGCAAGTTTCTGGACCAGTACTTCGGGGAGCTGGGGTACGGCAAAGAGTACAGTATGGATGGACTTGCCAGGGGCGAGTTTGAGTTCAATGTGGCCAAGCAGTATGACCTGGACAAGGTCGCGGCACTGACCGTGAGAGGGGGCAGTGTGGACGTGATGCTGGAGCCCAAATAG
- the aat gene encoding leucyl/phenylalanyl-tRNA--protein transferase encodes MRISIEPSVSALEPRLLISAYCNGIFPMGMENGRLSWFSPDPRGILPIREYHVPRSLRAELRRRKIEVRVNTAFGEVLRGCGQRRETWISKEIIHSYELLHKLGYAHSVEAWEDDELIGGLYGVAIGGAFFGESMFSRRSGGSKAALVWLMDRLREKQFLLHDTQWTTAHLSMFGGREIAREEYLAILEEAVKMSSRFLG; translated from the coding sequence ATGAGGATATCCATTGAACCCTCCGTGTCTGCATTAGAGCCCCGACTTCTCATCAGTGCGTACTGCAATGGGATATTCCCCATGGGCATGGAGAACGGTCGTCTTTCGTGGTTTTCGCCAGATCCCCGAGGCATTTTGCCCATCCGGGAATATCATGTGCCCCGCAGTCTGAGGGCGGAGTTGCGCAGACGGAAGATCGAGGTGAGGGTGAACACCGCCTTCGGCGAGGTGCTGCGCGGCTGCGGCCAGCGCCGGGAAACGTGGATCTCCAAGGAGATCATCCATAGCTACGAACTCCTGCACAAGCTGGGGTACGCGCATTCAGTCGAGGCCTGGGAGGATGACGAACTCATTGGCGGACTCTACGGGGTGGCCATCGGCGGTGCCTTCTTTGGAGAGTCCATGTTCAGCCGGCGGTCAGGGGGATCCAAGGCGGCGCTGGTCTGGCTCATGGACCGGTTGAGAGAAAAACAGTTTCTGCTGCATGATACGCAGTGGACGACAGCTCATCTGTCGATGTTCGGAGGCCGTGAAATCGCACGGGAGGAGTATCTAGCGATCCTTGAAGAGGCCGTAAAAATGTCCTCCCGTTTCCTGGGCTGA
- the coaD gene encoding pantetheine-phosphate adenylyltransferase, whose amino-acid sequence MRKGLYPGSFDPITNGHLDVLRRAARLFDELVVAVARDNQKQSLFTMDERVAMIEETAQAHGLANVSVQPFEGLLVEFAAREGACAVIRGLRAVSDFEFEFQMALMNRKLDDRVETLFLTPQEELTYISSRIVKEIARLGGDIRAFVPAHVAEALKRKLGNARSAPASVTS is encoded by the coding sequence ATGCGCAAAGGTCTCTACCCGGGCAGCTTTGACCCCATTACCAACGGCCATCTGGACGTACTCCGGCGGGCTGCCCGCCTGTTTGACGAGTTGGTAGTGGCAGTGGCAAGAGACAATCAGAAGCAATCCCTCTTTACCATGGACGAGCGGGTCGCGATGATCGAGGAGACCGCCCAGGCCCACGGGCTTGCCAACGTCAGCGTCCAGCCATTCGAGGGCCTGCTGGTGGAGTTTGCGGCACGTGAGGGAGCCTGCGCCGTCATCCGCGGGCTGAGAGCCGTTTCTGACTTCGAGTTTGAGTTCCAGATGGCACTCATGAACCGGAAACTGGATGACCGGGTGGAGACGCTGTTCCTCACTCCTCAGGAGGAGTTGACCTACATCAGTTCCCGGATCGTCAAAGAAATCGCCCGTCTGGGTGGAGACATTCGCGCCTTTGTGCCGGCCCATGTCGCCGAGGCCCTAAAACGCAAGCTCGGAAACGCCCGCTCCGCCCCTGCCAGCGTAACTTCTTGA